One stretch of Musicola paradisiaca NCPPB 2511 DNA includes these proteins:
- a CDS encoding methyl-accepting chemotaxis protein, whose product MKKLSQMTVFAKLLCGFSVLMVMMLLPGIISLLQLGASNAHIDNFRSNQLPSVRYTLEMRGVLSELRLQQVQYIASQTPDEREGHRKELLQNQDIFLTAQANYAKLVKNDGADKQAIFNRITDNFKNFVDVNAKVIDAVNSEKLDEASKISGAVSSKYRTQLMKDLATLVDLEIASSDQAAQESEQSYHTAVYLLSGLLLLALIATGVIATLISRNLSRQLGGEPAYAANIMNHIAEGKLNVEIALRNGDNSSLLATMKFMNGRLQDTIRNIIQGSESISLAADEIAQGNSDLSQRTEEQAASLVQTSSNMQQITETVKRNADNAHQASELAHQTSQTAQRGGGIVNDMLKRMHEISDSSQKIVDIISVIEGIAFQTNILALNAAVEAARAGEQGKGFAVVAGEVRNLAQKSANAAKEIKTLIEGTVEKITDGSQHADSANQAMEEIVSSITKVTDIVAEISMASNEQHNGIKEISVAIDQMDQVTQQNAALVEQAATAAQSMTELGEQLRDSVRVFQIDSPQENRLRLS is encoded by the coding sequence ATGAAAAAACTCTCGCAAATGACCGTTTTTGCCAAACTGTTGTGCGGATTCTCAGTATTGATGGTGATGATGTTACTGCCGGGCATCATCTCTCTGCTCCAGCTCGGCGCCAGCAATGCCCATATCGACAACTTCCGCAGCAACCAACTTCCTTCCGTGCGCTATACGCTGGAAATGCGTGGCGTTTTGTCGGAACTTCGTCTGCAACAGGTGCAGTATATTGCTTCCCAAACCCCGGATGAGCGGGAAGGGCATCGCAAAGAACTGCTGCAAAATCAGGATATTTTTCTTACCGCCCAGGCTAATTACGCCAAGCTGGTAAAAAATGACGGCGCCGATAAACAAGCCATTTTCAATCGGATCACGGACAACTTCAAAAACTTCGTCGACGTCAATGCCAAGGTCATCGATGCCGTCAATAGCGAGAAACTGGACGAAGCCAGCAAGATCAGCGGCGCGGTATCGTCCAAATACCGTACACAGTTGATGAAGGATCTGGCGACATTGGTCGACCTGGAAATCGCCAGTAGCGATCAGGCGGCGCAAGAGTCCGAACAGTCCTACCATACGGCCGTTTATCTGTTATCCGGTTTGCTGCTGCTGGCGTTGATCGCCACCGGCGTTATCGCCACCCTCATCTCCCGCAACCTGTCACGCCAGTTGGGCGGCGAACCGGCTTATGCCGCCAATATCATGAACCACATCGCCGAAGGCAAGCTGAATGTAGAGATCGCGTTACGTAACGGCGACAACAGCAGCCTGTTGGCGACGATGAAATTCATGAACGGACGTCTGCAGGACACCATCAGAAACATTATTCAGGGCAGCGAATCTATCTCGCTGGCCGCCGATGAAATCGCTCAGGGCAACAGCGACCTGTCGCAACGTACCGAAGAACAGGCGGCGTCGCTGGTTCAAACCTCGTCCAACATGCAACAAATCACAGAGACAGTGAAACGCAACGCGGACAACGCCCATCAAGCCAGCGAGCTGGCGCACCAGACGTCACAAACCGCGCAACGCGGCGGCGGCATCGTGAACGACATGCTCAAGCGCATGCACGAGATTTCCGACAGTTCACAAAAGATCGTCGACATTATTTCGGTGATTGAAGGCATCGCTTTCCAAACCAATATCCTGGCGCTGAACGCCGCAGTAGAGGCGGCGCGCGCCGGCGAGCAAGGTAAAGGGTTCGCCGTGGTGGCGGGTGAAGTGCGTAATCTGGCGCAAAAGAGCGCCAACGCCGCCAAAGAGATAAAAACGCTGATCGAAGGGACGGTGGAAAAAATCACCGACGGTTCGCAACACGCAGACAGCGCCAATCAGGCGATGGAAGAGATTGTCAGTTCCATCACCAAAGTGACCGATATCGTGGCGGAAATCTCTATGGCATCCAACGAACAGCACAACGGCATCAAGGAGATCAGCGTCGCTATCGATCAAATGGATCAAGTCACCCAGCAGAACGCCGCCCTGGTAGAACAGGCCGCCACCGCGGCGCAGTCGATGACCGAACTGGGTGAACAACTGCGGGACTCTGTTCGTGTCTTCCAGATCGACTCGCCGC